AAAGAACACTCTCACGGACCTGTATGTACTGAAAGCTTTGTTGAGGGCAATTGAAGAGCTGGGGCCGCAAGCAGATATACCCGAAGAAGATCTTGCCGCATACAAAGCCTTGTCACAAAGCTTATATGATGCCAAAACAGAACGCCTCGAGCATGGTGGCTGCGAACTGGAGATTTTTTCCGCAGGTGAAAAATGGGATGGATCCCCAGTGCGTTATGGCGAAGGCCAATATCCATGGTCACCATTCCCAGCAAGTTTGATGAGCCCGGTATGGCCTTCAGAGTATATTGGCCTTTCTGATGCCGGCACTAAAGAATTTGAGATTATGCGCAACACAGCACGCGTGCTGCTGGACCGTGATGTATACCAATTGGGAAAACTGGGGTGTTCCGGTCACGCGCCGGCTCCAGAAATGGCTGCACGGCTTGGTATGGCACAGGATATGCCCAAAATATTACACCGGTTTGCGTCTGCCTATCAGATTTTCCCGAATGGATTGATGCACTTTTCGGACGTTTCCCAAAATCAGCAATGGAGCATGATTGACAGGCCCCGGGTACTTTCACCCAATGTCATGGCAACACAATGGGAACAACTTCATGAGAAAACGATAGGTGACAGGACAGAGATTCCGTCCGAATGGTTCTTGCATTGTTATTTTGAGGCCGCTGCAAATCTGGCCGCGGGTCTCAACGAGATGCTGCTGCAAAGTCATAGAGGGTTATTGCGCGTATTCCCGGCCATGCCGCATAATCTGGACGCGATGTTTACCTTATGGGCTGAGGGCGGCTTTACAGTGACAAGCGAGATGCTGCATGGCGAGATACGGTATGTGGCGATACATTCAGAGCGCGGCGAAGTTTGCTGTTTGGCTGACCCATGGCCTGGCGAGACGGCCGCACTGCGTATAGGGCACAGTTATTGCGAGTTTGAACGTGTTGCTGACAGTATCCGTTTTGAAACTGTACCCGCAGGCGATTATATCCTTTTCAGAAGTGAATTCCCTCCTGAATGCTATTATCATTCTTTTTTTGATACGAAGAAAAATACCGGTGTCAAAAAATTGGAGGGTGTGCAGTTGGGCCTTTCCAAATATTATTGATGGAGTGGAAATACCATGCCAAAACCCCGATGCGATCTCAGGTATACATGCCCGATCTCCAGTTGGGATGAAGGAATCCCTTTGGGGAACGGAAAATTGGGATGCCTTATATGGGGGCCGGGCAATGTATTGAATTTTTCAATCGACTGTGCGGGATTATGGGACACAACATCCGCACCTGGAACGGAAAGCCCCGATTTCACATATCGAAATTTGATTGATCTGGTATACCGGCAGTCATGGAAAAAATTACAGAATATATTTGACATTCCATATTCCCACCCTACGCCGACAAAGCTGCCGGCTGGCCGGCTCGTATTATATGGACTCGGACAGACCTATCGCTCCCGGCTATCCTTGCAAAATGCCCGCGCGGCGCTTACTTTTGAGCGTGGGCTCTTGGAGGCATATATGCATGCGCAATCTCCCGTGGGCATTATTGTTATGGACAGAATATTTGCGGATGTCAAAATGGAGCTTTACGCCCCCGATTTCAGTTCTAAAGCAGATGCTGATGGTGATGCGGATTGTGTGACAGGGAAGCCTCTATCTGCGTTGGGATATTCTCCTGCGGTGCAAATCAGCAAGAATGGGGTCACTGGTTTTGTGCAGACCACAGGCAGCGGCGCTTTTGCACTATTGATGGCAAAAAAGGTGCTTCAAGAAAAAATCGTGCTATTCTTTACTGTCGCGCAAGGAGCAGACGAAGAAACTGCGTTGGAAACTGTAAGACGCACCCTTTCAGAAAACGTTGAATTGGATTTAAAACTGCTGTGGCAAGGCCATCGGAAATGGTGGAAGGCCTATTGGAGCAGAAGCGAGATTGAATTGCCGTCTGTTCCGCTGGAGAGGCTATGGGCGTCCGCAACCTACTTTTTGGCTTCTTCTTCGCGGCGGGGGGGCGTTCCCTGCCCGCTGCAAGGTGTTTGGACCGCTGATAACGGATTGCTTCCTCCATGGAAAGGCGATTACCACAATGATTTGAACCTACAGTTCACCTATTGCCATTATTTGACCGCCAATCACTTAGAAGAAGGTATGGTACTGCTTGAACACCTTGAAAGACTATTTCCCCAGACGCGTAAATTCGCACAGCGCTTCTATAATGTCCCCGGCGGCTGTTATCCGGGCGTTATGGCTTTGGACGGAACGGCTTTGGGTGGCTGGCCTATGTATTCCCTTTCCCCCACACATCAAATATGGCTTTGCCAAATAGCATGGAGACATTTTCTTTATACCAATAATCTTGATTTTCTGCGCGAAATAGCCTACCCCATGTGCCAGCAGGCCGCCGAGCTGATTTGGGGGATACTGTGCCGCCATGGCGATTATCTGTATTTGCCTCTCTCGGCCTCTCCGGAAATCCATGAAAATACCCCGGCGGCATGGCTTACGCCAAATTCCAACTATGACCTCGCGCTTATGCGGTGGCTGTTCCAAACGATGCCTAAGCTGGAATACGAATTGGGGCTTCCTACTGATAGCCGTTGGATAAGGACCTTGCGAAACTTACCGGTTCTGGCTGTGAACCGCGAGATGCGGCTGATGCTTTCTCCCGACGAGGAGTTGCGTGAATCTCATCGGCATTTCTCCCATACGATAGCGATTTACCCTCTGAAGCTGCTCAAACCAAGCGAGGAAACAGATATGCGAATCATCCGCCAGACGGTCGATGGTTTGGAACGGTTGGGCACTAAGGAATGGGTTGGTTTTTCCTATGCATGGATGGCTCTTTTACAAGCAATATGCCGCAATGGTGACAAAGCCGAATACTACTTGACCTTGTTCCAAGACGTATTTACAGGGCCAAATGGATTTCATTTGAATGGAGATTTTAAGCAAAAAGGGGTGAGCCGATATACATATCGCCCGTTTACGCTCGAAGCAAATTTTTTAGCGGCGGAAGCAATTCAGCACATGCTTATCCAGACAGAGGGAATGGCCTTTGAAGTCCTTCCTGCAGTTCCTGCTTCATGGAAAGGAAAACGCCTTTCCTGCTTTGATTTTCGTACTGACAATGGACTGCAAATCAGTGTTATGAGAGACGACTGTAATCATGTTTTAGTTCGTTGTCAAGCCATTTACGCAGGGGAATGGGTGTTTCGCAACCTAAACCAGACATTCTCATTGAATGCGGGGCAGGTCAAGACTTTCAGCTACTGCGCATAATAAATTATTTTCAGAGGTGAAAGATGCAACAACGACCAAATATTGTTTTTTATTTTTCCGACCAGCAGCGATGGGACACTCTGGGCTGTTATGGCCAGCGGCTCGATGTAACGCCGAATCTGGACGCACTGGCGGCGGGAGGAACGCGTTATGAGAATGCCTTTACCTGCCAGCCCGTGTGCGGTCCGGCGCGTGCCTGCCTGCAGACAGGCCGTTATGCCACAGAGATTGGCTGCGAGATCAATGGCTTTGCGCTGCCGTTCGGCCGCGTGAAAACCCTGGCTCAGTGTTTCAATGAGGCGGGCTATGCTACGGGTTATGTAGGCAAGTGGCACCTTGCCACAGACCGGCTGGCGGGCATCGATTATGAACAGAGCGCCATACCGGCCGAACGGCGGGGCGGGTATAAGGATTATTGGATGGCCGCTGATGTGCTGGAATTCACCAGCCACGGCTATAATGGTTATGTGTACAATGCAGATAACGAGCGTGTTCCGTTTATGGGCTATCGGGCCGACTGCATCAACAATTTCGCCATTGATTTTCTGCATGGCCGAAAGGAACAGGTAGAGCCGTTCTTTTTGTTCATCAGCCAGATCGAGCCGCATCATCAAAATGACCGTCGGCGGTATGAAGGGCCGGACGGCTCGCGGGCGCAGTTTGCGGATTTTCAGGCTCCGGGAGATCTGGTGGCCTGCTCAAAAGCCTGTGAACAGGGCACAGACATCAGCAATTGGCGGGAAAATTATCCCGATTATCTGGGGTGCTGTCACAGCTTGGATTACAACGTTGGACGTTTGGTTGATACGCTCAAAGAGCAGGGAATGTGGGAAAACACCATCCTTGTCTACACGGCGGATCACGGCAGCCATTTTCTGACGCGGGGGCGTGAGGCGGAGTATAAGCGCACATGCCACGATGCCTCCATCCACATTCCGCTCATCATTACGGGGCCTGGTTTCACCGGGGGCAACGTGGTGCGCAATGTGGTGAGCCTGCTGGATGTGTCGGCCACGTTGCTGGCATGCGCAGGAATTGAGCGGCCGGAGGGGTGGCGCGGCCGAGATCTCCGGCCCCTAGCGGCCGGAAGGACGGAAGGCTGGGAGGACGTTGCGTTCCTGCAGATCAGCGAGAGCCGTGTGGGCCGGGCCATCCGTACGCCGGACTATACTTACGCCGTGCGTGCAGAGGGAGACGGATACCGCGTATTCGCCAGTGATGTATATTATGAGGAATTTTTCTATGTGCTGAAAGACGATCCCTTCCAGCAAAACAACCTGGCGGCGGATTCGGCTTGGGCGGAAACACGAGCGCATCTAGCGGAGCTTCTGCAGTGCAAGATGGTACAGGCGGGCGAGAGGCCGCCAGAGATACGGCCCTTTCGGGCGTGGTAGAATAGGAGAGAAGTAATGAACGAAGCAAAACACAGGGGGCGCGTGACGATCCCAACAGACGTGGATGTGGTGCCCGAGACGCTGGAGATCCTGGAGCGCTGGGGCGCGGACGCCATCCGGGACTGTGACGGAACGGATTACCCCGAAGCGCTGAAAAGCGCGGATGCGAAGGTGTATTCCACCTATTACACAACCCGAAAGGACAATGTCTGGGCCAAGGCAAACCCGGACGAGGTACAGCAGTGCTACATCATGACGGGCTTTCATACAGCTGTAGCCGATTCGCTTTCCATCCCGCTGATGCAGGGCGTTTCCGATGAGCTAATGAAGGTGAACACCTGCGACGACATCAAGCGCTGGTGGGAGGTCGTGGACCGTACTGCCAGCCGTGTGGTGCCACCGCAGGACTGGAGCTATGACGAAAAGAGCGGAAACGTAATAGTACATGCTATAGAACGATTTCATGAATATACGGTAAGTTTTCTCGCCTATCTGATCTGGGACCCGGTGCACATGTACAACGCCGTCACCAACGGCTGGAAAAACTTCGAGCACCAAATCACCTTCGACGTGCGTCAGCCCAAAACGCATAAGTTCACCATGCAGCGCCTGCGCAAATTCATTGCCGAGCACCCATATGTGAACGTCATCCGATACACCACGTTCTTCCACCAGTTCACACTGGTGTTCGACGAGCTGCAGCGGGAGAAATATGTGGACTGGTACGGTTATTCCGCCAGCGTGTCCCCGTATATCCTCGAGCAGTTCGAGCGGGAGGCCGGCTATAAGTTCCGGCCCGAATTCATCATCGACCAGGGCTACTACAACAACCAGTACCGCGTGCCCTCCAGGGAATTCAAGGATTTCCAGGCCTTCCAGCGGCGCGAGGTGGCAAAGCTGGCCAAAGAGATGGTGGACATCACCCACGAGTTGGGCAAAGAGGCCATGATGTTCCTGGGCGACCACTGGATCGGCACCGAGCCCTTTATGGACGAGTTCAAGACCATCGGCCTTGACGCCGTGGTGGGCAGCGTGGGCAACGGCGCCACGCTGCGCCTCATCAGCGACATTCCGGGCGTGAAATATACCGAGGGACGCTTTCTGCCCTATTTCTTCCCGGACACCTTCCATGAGGGCGGCGACCCGGTGCGCGAGGCGAAGGAAAACTGGGTGACGGCGCGCCGCGCCATC
This window of the Oscillospiraceae bacterium genome carries:
- the lnbP gene encoding 1,3-beta-galactosyl-N-acetylhexosamine phosphorylase, with amino-acid sequence MNEAKHRGRVTIPTDVDVVPETLEILERWGADAIRDCDGTDYPEALKSADAKVYSTYYTTRKDNVWAKANPDEVQQCYIMTGFHTAVADSLSIPLMQGVSDELMKVNTCDDIKRWWEVVDRTASRVVPPQDWSYDEKSGNVIVHAIERFHEYTVSFLAYLIWDPVHMYNAVTNGWKNFEHQITFDVRQPKTHKFTMQRLRKFIAEHPYVNVIRYTTFFHQFTLVFDELQREKYVDWYGYSASVSPYILEQFEREAGYKFRPEFIIDQGYYNNQYRVPSREFKDFQAFQRREVAKLAKEMVDITHELGKEAMMFLGDHWIGTEPFMDEFKTIGLDAVVGSVGNGATLRLISDIPGVKYTEGRFLPYFFPDTFHEGGDPVREAKENWVTARRAILRKPIDRIGYGGYLKLACAFPEFIDYVESVCNEFRELYDNIKGTTPYCVKTVAVLNCWGKMRAWGCHMVHHALYQKQNYSYAGVIEALSGAPFDVRFISFDDLRADAHVLDGVDVLINVGDGDTAHTGGREWEDPAVAAAVRGFVYNGGGLIGVGEPAGHQYEGHYLQLAGVLGVEKETGFTLGYDKYNWDEHPGHFILQDCTKPVDFGEGKKSIYALPGTEILVQREKEVQMAVHAFGRGRAVYISGLPYSFENSRVLYRSILWSAHDEESLHKWFSSNFNVEVHAYVKNGKYCVVNNTYEPQSTVVYKGDGSSFALDMAANEIKWYEI
- a CDS encoding acetylglucosamine-6-sulfatase, yielding MQQRPNIVFYFSDQQRWDTLGCYGQRLDVTPNLDALAAGGTRYENAFTCQPVCGPARACLQTGRYATEIGCEINGFALPFGRVKTLAQCFNEAGYATGYVGKWHLATDRLAGIDYEQSAIPAERRGGYKDYWMAADVLEFTSHGYNGYVYNADNERVPFMGYRADCINNFAIDFLHGRKEQVEPFFLFISQIEPHHQNDRRRYEGPDGSRAQFADFQAPGDLVACSKACEQGTDISNWRENYPDYLGCCHSLDYNVGRLVDTLKEQGMWENTILVYTADHGSHFLTRGREAEYKRTCHDASIHIPLIITGPGFTGGNVVRNVVSLLDVSATLLACAGIERPEGWRGRDLRPLAAGRTEGWEDVAFLQISESRVGRAIRTPDYTYAVRAEGDGYRVFASDVYYEEFFYVLKDDPFQQNNLAADSAWAETRAHLAELLQCKMVQAGERPPEIRPFRAW